The stretch of DNA AGCTCACGCAACACTTTGGGAAGAAAGCAACGACAATTTGGGATAGTGAGGCGGAAAAAGGCGACGTTTCCTTTGCCCCGGAAGAAGGTAGCGCGCGGGTAGAACTCACCTGCGAGGAAGGCGCGTTAATGATGAATCTGTGGACCACCCCGGAAAATCTCGAACGTTTTGAGCACGTGGTTGGCGGTCATGTCGAAAGATTCGGCGTCCGGGACGAACTCGTAGTCAGCTGGCACCAAGTAATCCACCGCGCCTGGCACCAAGTAATCCACCGCGCCTGGCACCAAGTAATCCACCGCGCCTGGCACCAAGTAATCCGTCGCTACATGCCCTCGCCCCAGGCAGCCACTGCCCCGAGCGAGACCCGAAAGTGCTAAGGTAAAGCGTTGCCTGTTGCCGTCATGCAACCGGAGCTTAAAAAACTAGAAATTCACACGGGTGCTGCAAAGCAATTGCCCTTCCAAGGACAGTTGCGGTGCGGCTGAGATGTCTCGAACCAGACGAGCAAACCGTAACAAACTGACCCGGGTAATGCCGGCGTAGTGAGGAAGAAATACATGACTAGCTCTGCATCCCGCCCTGCGAAGAATTCCTGGCGCGTAGTCGACATCGTGGTGGCGGTGGTCCTTGCGGTCGCCTCGGGGCTCATCTTCTGGGTGTGGAATTCGATCGGCTACGCCTGGTATGAAGCGATGAATGCTGTCACGCCTGGTTTTGGCGGCCTGGCCGCTGGGGTGTGGCTGCTCGGTGGCGTGCTTGGTGGGCTGATTATCCGTAAACCCGGCGCAGCTTTGTTTGTGGAACTGCTGGCCGCTTGCGTTTCAGCAGCTCTGGGAAACCAATGGGGGATTGAAACGGTGTACTCCGGACTGGCCCAAGGTCTGGGTGCTGAGCTCATCTTCCTTGTTTTTGCGTACCGGTCTTTCCGTCTTCCCGTCGCGATGCTCGCTGGAGTCGGCGCGGCGATTGGCGCGTTCGTGTTGGAGTTGTTCCTTTCCGGCAACCTCGCGAAGGGGATGGAGTACAACGTCATTTACCTGATCTGTTTCGCCATTTCCGGGGCGCTGCTCGCGGGCGTTTTTGGTTTCGTCCTTACCCGCGCGCTGGCGGCCACCGGCGCTTTGGATCGCTTTGCCGCTGGACGCGAGCGACGCGAACTCGTCTAGATTTCAGTGGCGTTGTCGTCGAAAACACCCGCCATCCATGCTCGCGACTTTAGCTGGCGGCATGCCGGGCGCAAGAAAGCTACCCTCACCGGCCTCAACTTTGACATTGTGGCCGGGGAGCGGGTCCTCATCCTTGGTGCGTCGGGTTCGGGGAAATCCACCCTGCTCGCAGCCATTGCCGGTGTGCTTGGCGGGCCTGACGACGGCGAATTCCACGGCACCCTCGAAGTCGCTGGAATCGATGCCCGCGATACTCAACGCCTGCGCGGGCGCGTTGGTATGTTGCTGCAGGATCCAGACTCCCAGGTCATTGCATCAAAAGTAGGTGACGATGTCGCTTTCGGTTGCGAAAACCTTGGCATGGAGCGCTCGGAGATTTGGCGTCGCGTCACGGAAGCTCTGGCCTTGGTGGGACTTGACCTCCCGCTCGATCACCCCACGTCCGCGCTGAGTGGGGGACAGAAGCAACGCCTGGCTTTGGCTGGGATCATCGCGATGGGCGCTGACATCATCGTGCTCGACGAACCCACGGCGAACATTGATCCTGTGGGGATTCCCCAACTGGTAGCCGCGGTCTCTCAACTGACAGGTGCCACAGTTATCGTTGTGGAACACCGGGTAGAGACGTGGAAAGACCTGGTAGATCGTGCCATTGTATTAGGCAGCGACGGAACTGTTCACACAGACGGCCCCGTCGAACAGGTGCTGTGGCACGAAGCCACTAACCTCGCTCACCAGGGTA from Corynebacterium epidermidicanis encodes:
- a CDS encoding DUF2218 domain-containing protein, which gives rise to MTNELHSIATVATDRPARYAKQLTQHFGKKATTIWDSEAEKGDVSFAPEEGSARVELTCEEGALMMNLWTTPENLERFEHVVGGHVERFGVRDELVVSWHQVIHRAWHQVIHRAWHQVIHRAWHQVIRRYMPSPQAATAPSETRKC
- a CDS encoding ECF transporter S component — encoded protein: MTSSASRPAKNSWRVVDIVVAVVLAVASGLIFWVWNSIGYAWYEAMNAVTPGFGGLAAGVWLLGGVLGGLIIRKPGAALFVELLAACVSAALGNQWGIETVYSGLAQGLGAELIFLVFAYRSFRLPVAMLAGVGAAIGAFVLELFLSGNLAKGMEYNVIYLICFAISGALLAGVFGFVLTRALAATGALDRFAAGRERRELV